In Methylomonas sp. MK1, the following are encoded in one genomic region:
- a CDS encoding RNA polymerase sigma factor: MSKESPGFLHTLFLQHAHEIGSFLRGRWPREPDINDIVQEAFLRLSQYPEPQTIQNPRAFLFQTAANLTVDRHRRRETRARFDEPDADIEHVADQRLSPEHYWQTHQQLEKFSIWLDELPELRRHAFVLYRIEGCSHAEIAKRLGISVRCSERYVMLAMQHISAKLSAESDHDWR; the protein is encoded by the coding sequence ATGTCCAAAGAATCACCAGGATTTCTGCACACGCTGTTTCTGCAACACGCGCACGAAATCGGCAGCTTTTTACGCGGCCGTTGGCCGCGAGAACCCGATATAAACGATATTGTGCAGGAAGCTTTTCTGCGCCTATCGCAATATCCCGAGCCGCAAACCATTCAAAACCCCAGGGCGTTTTTATTTCAGACCGCCGCCAATCTAACGGTTGACCGACATCGCCGCCGCGAAACGCGCGCACGCTTCGATGAACCCGACGCAGACATCGAGCATGTTGCCGACCAGCGCCTTTCGCCCGAGCATTATTGGCAAACTCATCAACAATTGGAGAAATTCTCCATCTGGCTGGACGAATTGCCGGAATTGCGCCGCCATGCCTTTGTGTTATACCGCATAGAAGGCTGCTCGCATGCCGAAATAGCCAAGCGCTTGGGCATTTCAGTACGTTGCTCTGAACGCTATGTGATGCTGGCGATGCAACATATCAGCGCCAAGCTCAGCGCAGAATCGGATCATGATTGGCGGTGA
- a CDS encoding RNA polymerase sigma factor: MPKSKPSLFDRLFQRHSQELRAFAGLRGGNELAEDLVQEAYLRLMQHPEPESIDNARAFLYRTIANLSVDQHRRQSVRERFHVETGDDQALHDITAAEPLPEDQLASEQELQSLNRILLELPETTRNAFVLYRLEGLSHKEIGRRLGISERNSVRLVGFAAQHVLLRFDSTDD; this comes from the coding sequence GTGCCTAAATCCAAACCATCGCTGTTCGATCGGCTGTTTCAGCGGCATAGCCAGGAGCTCCGGGCCTTTGCCGGCCTGCGCGGCGGCAATGAGTTGGCCGAGGATTTGGTGCAGGAAGCGTATTTGCGCTTGATGCAACATCCCGAGCCGGAATCAATCGACAATGCCAGGGCCTTTCTGTACCGCACGATTGCGAATCTCAGTGTCGATCAACACCGCCGCCAGAGTGTTCGGGAGCGTTTTCATGTCGAAACCGGCGACGACCAGGCACTGCATGACATAACCGCCGCCGAGCCGCTGCCCGAGGATCAATTGGCTTCCGAACAGGAGCTGCAATCCTTGAATCGGATTTTATTGGAACTGCCGGAGACTACCCGCAACGCCTTCGTGCTGTACCGGCTGGAAGGGCTGTCACATAAGGAAATCGGTCGTCGGCTGGGAATTTCCGAACGCAATTCCGTAAGACTAGTCGGCTTCGCCGCGCAGCATGTGCTGCTGCGTTTCGACTCTACGGATGACTAA
- a CDS encoding FecR family protein — MSDIDSISQTARDQAIAWLLRLRDAPADAQLQRTFADWLAVDPTHQAAYRQVQAHWAWLEPLKDQAFRARDEALRYRPQTHHSTWRQWPAYSAAAALLFGVGLAIFSPQGWYGLPHSYNTAKGQRQVVALSDGSELELNTDTEVRVHFNHAQRRVELIRGEAFFKVIHNADRPFSVQAGNLSVRDIGTAFDVYKQADRVSVAVQEGVVEMSVQSEHRELHAGQQLAYSDDHRFVPVIASDIAAATAWRQGQLIFNGRRLVEVLAEIGRYHDVLIRLPDPKLAELRVNGSFRTEQLDGMLNAVATLLPVNIKRIGEREIVLEAIAGKH; from the coding sequence GTGTCAGACATCGACTCCATTAGCCAAACTGCGCGCGACCAAGCAATAGCTTGGCTACTGCGATTGCGCGATGCGCCCGCGGACGCGCAACTCCAGCGTACTTTCGCGGACTGGTTGGCGGTCGATCCCACTCATCAAGCGGCGTACCGGCAGGTGCAAGCGCACTGGGCTTGGCTGGAGCCGCTTAAAGATCAGGCGTTTCGTGCCCGTGACGAAGCCTTGCGCTATCGACCGCAAACTCACCATTCCACTTGGCGACAATGGCCGGCATACAGCGCAGCGGCGGCACTACTATTCGGCGTCGGCTTGGCAATATTTTCGCCGCAAGGCTGGTACGGCCTGCCGCATAGCTACAACACGGCTAAGGGGCAACGACAGGTGGTGGCCTTATCCGACGGTAGCGAGCTGGAATTGAATACCGATACCGAAGTGCGGGTGCATTTCAATCATGCCCAACGCCGCGTTGAGTTGATACGCGGCGAAGCGTTCTTTAAAGTCATTCACAATGCCGACAGGCCGTTTAGTGTGCAGGCGGGCAATCTTAGCGTGCGCGACATAGGCACGGCTTTTGATGTGTACAAGCAAGCCGACCGGGTTAGTGTCGCGGTGCAAGAAGGTGTGGTGGAAATGTCCGTTCAGAGCGAACATCGCGAATTGCATGCGGGACAACAACTGGCGTATAGCGACGATCATCGCTTCGTGCCGGTCATCGCAAGCGATATTGCCGCCGCGACGGCCTGGCGCCAAGGGCAATTGATTTTTAACGGTCGGCGGTTGGTCGAGGTATTGGCGGAAATCGGCCGTTATCACGACGTGCTGATTCGTCTACCCGATCCGAAACTGGCCGAGCTACGCGTCAACGGCAGTTTCCGCACCGAGCAACTGGACGGGATGTTGAATGCGGTGGCCACGCTACTACCGGTCAACATTAAACGCATCGGTGAGCGTGAGATTGTGTTGGAAGCGATTGCGGGCAAGCATTAA
- a CDS encoding TonB-dependent siderophore receptor codes for MKCLTQPLLFGALLASACEVRATETTYSFDIPAQELAVALPKLAAQSGIQIFYAHDSVAGRNGPALRGTMTLNEALSKLLSASGLSFAIAGDGSVSIKAASKDATMLQPVNVIGQTVYDATDPYNTDYNRPNATTATKTDTPIMETPVSIQVVPKAVLADKQVMTLPDAVNGHVSGVLGRTGGGFLYDNFIIRGLAGSGFGDAYRNGLFNRQDIYDIANIEQVEILKGPAAVLYGRIEPGGLVNYVTKKPRDTPYYSLQQQFGSYDQYRTLLDATGPINDDKTLLYRFNGSYTDNQSFRDFVGNERVFVAPVVTWRPNEKFETNLELEYKHDNFNADFGIPAIGDRPAPIPITRSLKDGFQRQTVESTLVGFDWTYHFNDDWKITQRYLFKDWSLSGPAIFNGGLQANNRILNRSASVGVQDVMTHSGNIDLNGKFEILGSKHNLLVGVDGFHATTEAPSANGSAASIDIYNPVYGRVDFAALSTYNRFFYREESWVGAYAQDQITLFDKLHILLGGRYDNVTTGAIASTASLDAAKAARIEREDNAFSPRAGILYQVQDWLSVYGSYTKSFSANNGVSVGGTSFEPQIGKQYEIGLKTESHDKRFSSTLAFFHLTKGNLLTDDPNQANPDYQILAGKIRSKGIELDLAGQITDQLHLLGTYAYTQVNYVQSFSGLKGNRLENVPEHQGSLWGTWQFNDAFKAGLGAVAVGSRPCDTANTCSLPGYARLDAMAAYSPRIGQHKLTLQLNINNLLDKDYYANTSGGRHTSIPGSPISVLGSLKYEF; via the coding sequence ATGAAGTGTTTAACCCAACCGCTATTGTTCGGCGCCTTGTTGGCTTCAGCCTGCGAAGTGCGGGCAACCGAAACCACCTACAGCTTTGACATCCCGGCCCAGGAATTGGCGGTGGCGCTCCCAAAACTGGCGGCGCAATCCGGCATACAAATTTTTTACGCTCACGATAGCGTGGCTGGTCGCAACGGACCGGCGTTACGAGGCACGATGACACTAAACGAGGCGCTGAGTAAACTGCTGTCGGCCAGCGGCCTGAGTTTTGCGATTGCCGGCGACGGTTCGGTATCGATCAAGGCGGCGAGCAAGGACGCGACGATGTTACAACCGGTGAACGTTATCGGTCAGACGGTTTACGACGCCACCGATCCCTACAATACCGATTACAACCGCCCCAACGCCACGACCGCCACCAAGACCGATACGCCGATCATGGAAACGCCGGTTTCGATTCAGGTGGTACCTAAAGCTGTGCTGGCGGACAAACAGGTGATGACGTTACCGGATGCGGTCAACGGCCATGTCAGCGGCGTGTTGGGCCGCACGGGTGGCGGATTTCTGTATGACAATTTTATCATTCGTGGCTTGGCAGGATCCGGCTTTGGCGATGCCTATCGCAATGGTTTGTTCAATCGTCAGGATATTTACGACATCGCGAACATCGAGCAAGTCGAGATACTAAAAGGCCCAGCCGCAGTGCTGTATGGCAGAATCGAGCCAGGCGGCTTGGTGAACTATGTGACCAAGAAACCGCGCGATACACCGTACTATTCTCTACAGCAACAGTTCGGAAGTTACGATCAATATCGCACCTTGCTTGATGCCACCGGGCCGATTAATGACGACAAGACGCTGCTCTATCGATTCAATGGCTCTTACACGGACAATCAGTCATTCAGGGATTTTGTCGGCAACGAAAGGGTATTTGTCGCGCCGGTTGTTACTTGGCGACCGAATGAAAAGTTCGAGACCAATCTCGAACTGGAATACAAGCATGATAACTTTAACGCCGATTTTGGCATTCCCGCCATTGGCGACCGCCCAGCACCTATTCCAATCACGCGTAGTCTAAAGGACGGTTTTCAGCGCCAAACGGTGGAAAGTACCCTGGTCGGCTTCGACTGGACTTACCACTTTAACGACGATTGGAAAATTACCCAGCGCTACTTGTTTAAAGATTGGTCGCTGAGCGGCCCAGCCATTTTTAATGGTGGCTTACAGGCTAACAACCGCATACTGAATCGTTCGGCCTCGGTGGGTGTACAAGATGTGATGACGCATTCCGGCAATATCGATTTGAACGGCAAATTCGAAATATTGGGCAGCAAGCATAATCTGTTGGTCGGTGTCGACGGCTTCCATGCCACGACCGAGGCCCCGTCCGCAAACGGTTCAGCAGCTTCTATCGATATATACAATCCGGTTTATGGGCGAGTAGATTTTGCCGCCTTGTCCACCTACAACAGATTCTTTTATCGCGAGGAATCCTGGGTGGGCGCGTACGCTCAGGATCAGATAACACTGTTTGATAAGCTGCATATTTTGCTGGGGGGCCGCTACGATAACGTCACCACCGGTGCTATCGCCTCGACGGCCTCCCTGGATGCGGCCAAAGCGGCACGCATAGAACGGGAGGACAATGCTTTTAGTCCGCGAGCAGGTATTCTTTACCAAGTCCAGGATTGGCTGTCGGTTTACGGCAGTTACACCAAGTCTTTCAGTGCCAACAACGGCGTGAGTGTCGGAGGTACGAGTTTTGAGCCGCAGATAGGCAAGCAATACGAAATAGGCCTTAAGACAGAGTCGCATGACAAACGCTTTTCATCGACCCTGGCGTTTTTCCATTTAACTAAAGGTAATCTGCTTACCGACGACCCCAACCAAGCCAATCCCGACTATCAAATTCTGGCTGGAAAGATCAGGAGTAAAGGCATAGAACTGGATCTCGCGGGGCAAATTACCGATCAGCTGCATTTGTTAGGCACTTATGCTTATACGCAAGTTAATTATGTGCAAAGTTTTAGCGGCTTGAAAGGCAATCGTTTGGAGAATGTGCCCGAACATCAAGGCAGCCTCTGGGGAACTTGGCAATTTAACGATGCCTTTAAAGCGGGTTTAGGTGCGGTTGCGGTCGGTAGCCGTCCATGCGATACCGCCAATACCTGCTCCTTGCCCGGGTATGCGCGACTGGATGCGATGGCGGCTTACAGTCCCCGTATCGGGCAGCACAAGCTGACGCTGCAATTGAACATCAACAACCTGTTGGACAAGGACTATTACGCAAATACCTCCGGTGGACGTCACACCAGCATTCCCGGCTCACCTATCAGCGTATTGGGTTCGTTGAAATATGAGTTCTAA
- a CDS encoding FecR family protein produces MLSATHRPLFNMPKTEASPDLQQQAIEWILRLDSAACTPEERQAFREWLAQGEDRQRIYRQLADKWRKLDRFKGGDFPVRRQALSYRPPRKRLRRFTELALAACLLLGLGVGTFSEQGWYGHRSHYVTERGDRQTVQLADGSRLDLSGDTELNLRVNRWRRSVELIKGEAFFSVAHNPQQPFEVKAGNGTIVDIGTQFDVKVQNRQVAVAVLEGVVKVETNGSREIKANQVLNYDSQGNFQDSPDSSANLTAWLRGQLVFENRRLDEVLNELERFHDTRLTLADPSLAKLKVSGTFHIGNLDGALNVIAMTLPVNIQRPAPGQALLVRR; encoded by the coding sequence GTGCTTAGCGCAACCCATCGCCCCCTGTTTAACATGCCCAAAACCGAAGCCTCGCCCGATCTGCAACAGCAAGCCATAGAGTGGATTCTGCGGCTGGATTCGGCTGCCTGCACGCCTGAAGAGCGCCAAGCCTTCCGGGAATGGCTGGCGCAAGGCGAGGACCGGCAACGCATTTACCGGCAATTAGCCGACAAATGGCGCAAGCTGGATCGTTTCAAGGGCGGAGATTTTCCGGTGCGCCGGCAAGCCTTAAGTTACCGCCCCCCGCGCAAGCGTCTGCGCCGTTTTACCGAACTCGCACTGGCCGCTTGTTTGTTGCTGGGTTTGGGCGTGGGTACTTTCTCCGAACAGGGCTGGTACGGTCATCGCAGCCACTATGTCACCGAACGCGGCGACCGCCAGACCGTGCAACTGGCCGATGGCTCGCGCCTGGACCTGAGCGGTGATACCGAGTTGAATCTGCGGGTCAACCGTTGGCGGCGCTCGGTCGAACTGATTAAGGGCGAGGCATTTTTTAGCGTGGCTCACAATCCGCAACAACCCTTCGAAGTCAAAGCCGGCAATGGCACCATTGTCGATATCGGCACACAATTCGACGTAAAGGTGCAAAACCGGCAGGTAGCCGTTGCGGTGTTGGAAGGCGTTGTTAAAGTAGAAACCAACGGCAGCCGGGAAATCAAGGCCAACCAAGTACTCAACTACGATTCACAAGGCAATTTTCAGGACAGCCCGGACAGTTCGGCCAATCTCACTGCCTGGCTGCGCGGCCAACTGGTATTCGAAAACCGCCGCTTGGACGAAGTACTAAACGAACTGGAACGCTTTCACGACACGCGCTTGACCCTGGCCGACCCCAGCCTGGCCAAGCTGAAGGTCAGTGGTACCTTCCATATCGGTAACCTTGATGGCGCGCTGAATGTGATCGCGATGACCCTGCCGGTCAATATTCAACGTCCCGCGCCGGGGCAAGCGCTATTGGTACGACGCTGA
- a CDS encoding sialidase family protein, which translates to MSKITLILKSVAGFLLYCGICQGVSAKPLPLRELELPVSGFSQQHHLEKTADGQLLLSWVETDVGTSKAKFAVLEEQGWSMPLTVVKVDGKLADPPVVLGLSDGSLAAAWMPYTQGAASRYAADIYLARSIDGGLTWSPPLKPYGDEARIYDAQMSLAALPDARLALVWTDMRNASHDPAADKKTNRYQLMASVIDKNWRASPELTLDDDVCSCCRSFTDALGEQLVTVYRDHAVGEIRDISAVRWQAGGDPKIASVHADGWVIGGCPSNGPSIDLAPNAGVAAWFTAADGKGRVKLAFSTDNGAHFNSPIELDADASGYTNALLLDDGSALVSWRGRNGPEDELRVAKVTTNGKVSRQTTVYRGSFPKWPSKYLAMARVGKQAFVAWTDPMQKKVRLVSLTID; encoded by the coding sequence ATGTCCAAAATCACGCTAATTTTAAAGTCCGTCGCCGGCTTTTTACTGTATTGCGGCATCTGCCAGGGTGTGTCGGCAAAGCCGTTGCCGTTACGCGAGCTGGAGTTGCCGGTGTCGGGCTTTAGCCAGCAGCATCACCTTGAAAAAACGGCGGATGGGCAGTTACTGCTCAGTTGGGTGGAAACCGATGTGGGGACCAGTAAGGCGAAATTTGCCGTGCTGGAAGAACAAGGTTGGAGTATGCCGTTAACCGTGGTCAAAGTCGATGGCAAACTGGCCGACCCGCCGGTAGTGCTGGGCCTGAGCGACGGCAGCCTGGCCGCTGCCTGGATGCCCTATACCCAAGGTGCGGCCAGCCGATACGCGGCGGATATTTATCTGGCGCGCTCGATTGATGGCGGCTTGACGTGGTCGCCGCCGTTAAAGCCGTATGGCGACGAAGCACGTATCTACGATGCGCAAATGTCTTTGGCCGCACTTCCCGATGCACGACTGGCGCTGGTCTGGACCGACATGCGCAACGCCAGCCACGACCCGGCGGCCGATAAGAAAACCAACCGCTACCAACTGATGGCGAGCGTAATCGACAAAAATTGGCGCGCCAGCCCGGAGCTAACGCTGGATGACGATGTTTGCTCCTGCTGCCGCAGTTTTACCGACGCGCTGGGCGAACAATTGGTCACCGTTTATCGCGACCATGCTGTCGGCGAAATTCGCGATATTAGCGCCGTGCGCTGGCAAGCCGGCGGTGATCCGAAAATCGCTAGCGTTCATGCGGACGGCTGGGTGATCGGCGGTTGCCCCAGCAATGGGCCATCCATTGACCTGGCTCCCAACGCAGGCGTGGCCGCTTGGTTCACCGCCGCCGACGGTAAAGGCCGGGTGAAACTGGCCTTCTCCACTGACAACGGCGCGCATTTTAATTCACCTATCGAGCTGGATGCCGACGCCAGCGGCTATACCAACGCCTTACTGCTGGACGACGGTTCAGCCTTGGTCAGCTGGCGCGGCCGCAATGGGCCAGAAGATGAGTTACGAGTCGCCAAAGTGACGACCAACGGCAAAGTCAGCCGGCAAACCACGGTGTATCGCGGCAGCTTCCCGAAATGGCCCAGCAAATACCTGGCGATGGCCCGCGTCGGCAAGCAAGCTTTTGTCGCCTGGACCGATCCGATGCAAAAGAAAGTGCGGCTAGTCTCTTTAACCATCGACTAA
- a CDS encoding TonB-dependent siderophore receptor, whose protein sequence is MTLTIKRLGVAIALISAQAYADDSKHHFDIPAQPLAAALQQLSAQSGTAMLYAERSTAGKTSPTLQGEYTIEEAVRKLLNGSGLTYSIDNDGTVTLKPTSSSNDATMLGAVLVKGTRDPSDPYNKDYAVSNAVTGTKTDTPLFDTPISVQVLPKAIIDDQQAIGLENALKNVSGVAKGWGFGNDKDENLYIRGFTNTNNIYRDGVLTPNTPISLANAERIEVLKGPSAMLYGRAQPGGLVNIVTKRPRTDAYYSLQQQFGSFDTYRTLLDATNKITEDGALAYRLNYEHLDSATFRDNHPVTRDFVAPSLTWNISDKTRLDLDFMYQNIKDVADSGIPYSLQQSGAIPGKIPLHFSGNEPTDFADKEAYTGGLTLTHEFNQDWKVRAKYSTHNQTFLTAQTSSNENVDLLGNLARGFIKTSDDFQNQYGTVDITGHFETGPLKHAVLLGADYYHSKNRNLFSAYTTAPNINVFNPQYGFTELLDLPLGGQNDTVNEWYGIYIQDQISLWNQWHLLLGGRFDNAMHSNYDAQGVSTNHTDDDNFSPRIGLLYHPVPWLGAYVNYVNGFNAFNAGRPIDGSAFAPEKSKEMEFGLKGEWLDGQLRANLAFFELTKTNIKSQLPAPNNSFYATIGAARSRGIELDLQGQLTNYWNIIGTYTYIGAVVTSGNESPFSGVGKAGNRLENIPRNTASLWSTYDFSGLGAQGFSAGAGVYVVDKRSGDVDNSFEIPGYTRLDTMLKYQHKAGPSRITWQFNIENLLNKEYIASSNGYGNFIFQTMPGAPRTFLGSVKVEF, encoded by the coding sequence ATGACACTGACCATCAAGCGCCTCGGCGTAGCCATCGCGCTGATCTCGGCGCAAGCCTACGCCGACGACAGCAAACACCATTTCGATATTCCGGCCCAACCCCTGGCCGCAGCCCTGCAACAACTATCCGCGCAATCGGGCACGGCGATGCTGTATGCGGAACGATCTACTGCCGGCAAAACCAGTCCGACGTTGCAAGGCGAGTACACTATCGAGGAAGCCGTTCGTAAGCTGTTAAACGGTAGCGGTCTAACTTACAGCATAGATAACGATGGCACCGTAACACTAAAGCCGACATCCTCCAGCAACGATGCGACGATGTTAGGGGCCGTGTTGGTCAAAGGCACGCGCGATCCCAGCGATCCTTACAATAAAGATTACGCAGTCTCCAACGCCGTGACCGGCACCAAAACCGATACGCCTTTGTTCGACACCCCCATTTCCGTGCAAGTGCTACCCAAAGCCATCATCGACGACCAGCAAGCCATCGGGTTGGAAAATGCCCTGAAAAACGTCAGCGGCGTTGCCAAGGGCTGGGGATTTGGTAACGATAAAGACGAGAATCTCTACATTCGCGGCTTCACCAATACCAATAATATTTATCGTGACGGCGTATTAACACCCAATACGCCCATTTCACTGGCTAATGCCGAGCGTATTGAGGTGTTGAAAGGGCCTTCGGCCATGCTCTACGGTCGTGCCCAACCTGGCGGTCTAGTCAATATCGTTACTAAACGACCGCGAACAGATGCCTATTATTCGCTACAACAGCAATTTGGTTCTTTCGATACTTACCGCACTTTGCTGGATGCCACCAATAAAATCACCGAAGACGGTGCATTGGCCTATCGTCTGAATTACGAACATTTGGACAGCGCGACGTTCAGGGATAACCATCCGGTCACTCGCGACTTTGTGGCGCCGAGCCTGACTTGGAACATTAGCGACAAAACCCGATTGGATCTGGATTTTATGTATCAGAACATCAAAGATGTCGCCGATTCCGGGATCCCTTACAGCTTACAACAGTCCGGAGCGATTCCTGGCAAAATTCCATTGCATTTTTCCGGCAACGAACCGACCGACTTTGCAGACAAAGAGGCTTATACCGGCGGCTTAACCCTGACCCACGAGTTTAATCAAGACTGGAAAGTGCGGGCAAAATATTCAACCCATAACCAAACATTTTTAACCGCACAGACTTCTTCGAATGAAAACGTCGATCTTCTGGGTAATTTGGCTAGAGGTTTTATCAAGACCAGCGACGATTTTCAAAATCAATATGGCACCGTGGACATAACCGGTCATTTCGAGACGGGACCGTTGAAACATGCTGTTTTGCTGGGTGCGGATTACTACCATTCCAAGAACAGAAATCTGTTTAGCGCTTATACGACCGCTCCCAATATCAATGTCTTCAACCCACAATACGGATTTACCGAGTTGCTGGACCTGCCGCTGGGAGGACAGAACGATACCGTCAATGAGTGGTATGGCATTTACATTCAGGACCAAATCTCGTTGTGGAATCAATGGCATTTATTGCTGGGCGGGCGGTTCGACAATGCCATGCACAGCAACTATGATGCGCAAGGCGTTTCCACCAATCACACCGACGACGACAACTTTAGTCCCCGCATAGGTTTGTTGTACCACCCCGTGCCGTGGCTAGGTGCCTATGTTAATTATGTTAATGGTTTCAACGCCTTCAATGCAGGACGGCCTATCGACGGCTCCGCCTTCGCCCCGGAAAAATCCAAGGAAATGGAGTTTGGCTTGAAAGGCGAATGGTTGGATGGACAACTGCGCGCCAATCTGGCTTTCTTCGAATTAACCAAAACCAATATTAAATCGCAACTACCGGCCCCTAACAACAGCTTTTACGCCACAATCGGCGCGGCACGCAGTCGAGGCATCGAGTTAGACTTGCAAGGGCAGTTGACCAATTACTGGAACATCATTGGAACTTACACCTACATAGGCGCGGTCGTCACCAGCGGCAACGAGTCGCCGTTCAGCGGCGTGGGCAAAGCAGGCAATCGCCTGGAGAATATCCCCAGAAATACCGCCAGTTTATGGTCCACCTATGATTTTTCAGGTCTGGGGGCACAGGGCTTCAGTGCTGGCGCAGGCGTTTACGTGGTCGACAAGCGCTCGGGGGATGTCGATAACAGCTTCGAAATACCCGGCTATACCCGCCTCGATACGATGTTGAAGTACCAGCACAAAGCCGGACCTTCCCGTATAACTTGGCAATTCAATATAGAAAATCTGTTGAATAAGGAATACATCGCATCCAGCAACGGTTACGGTAATTTTATTTTCCAAACCATGCCCGGTGCACCACGGACTTTCTTGGGCTCGGTTAAGGTGGAGTTTTAG